The following proteins are co-located in the Ostrinia nubilalis chromosome 22, ilOstNubi1.1, whole genome shotgun sequence genome:
- the LOC135082655 gene encoding uncharacterized protein LOC135082655 — MAMSPWESDMCNPPTPSTLPPHTSIILTPPHQPTPLQSPTHHTLHSRTVAAHNHTGPAKPWGTKYPLKARTTLSPWAGGSVRYYLPPAHLMMADFKNVLPQEGTTEGGESLTGPNPVCPTYSGGDKECHKPGSSLDLTCLAEAIPSTAPVDTLSPWNVVMHKRPKKGDKKKQQEQQQQQQQRQGSKPARVRPSRRARQKARQSLNSQTPHVAETQRENLPSTSKVLTDSQGTTKQNPPPPPPPPPPPPPPSSSLPPPPPPPPTLPSQAKGKAPGGYHGRRTAATATPALEKAQPGKCERASAKRARLDETRSPRGEAKRAKTDVRPKRTMSYADASQSHLQIAVTTVPPRDLTMSQAERIRIAIDDRITDTALTPGMHAPSLRGRPYLYEGAFAFWCEDARSREWLENQVKSIPSPIPDTTLTVVKLSEVRRKLRAGLLLHSHITDPVTLQKVISNQNPWYKVDTWQCISASVTEGAEEAEEGLSSRYKVVYLVLGIPEDQKQTILDRDRRVSHLSGGGYIRFFSSKEEESEATTTTTAATKETSTPEPSTSAPHQGQSELEKASPLKTEGGTSEDEDGLLNSP, encoded by the coding sequence ATGGCCATGTCACCTTGGGAAAGCGACATGTGTAATCCTCCCACCCCCTCCACCCTCCCCCCCCACACCTCAATAATCCTCACTCCTCCCCATCAACCCACTCCTCTCCAGTCTCCCACCCACCACACCCTACATAGCCGAACCGTGGCGGCGCATAACCACACCGGGCCCGCAAAGCCCTGGGGCACTAAATACCCCCTAAAAGCTCGCACCACACTTTCACCATGGGCAGGTGGCAGTGTGCGTTACTATCTTCCGCCCGCACACCTTATGATGGCagactttaaaaatgtattgccCCAGGAGGGTACCACCGAAGGTGGAGAATCCCTCACCGGACCCAATCCGGTCTGTCCCACGTACTCTGGGGGGGACAAAGAATGCCACAAGCCAGGATCTAGCCTGGATTTAACATGCCTAGCAGAGGCGATCCCATCCACCGCGCCGGTCGACACCCTGTCGCCCTGGAACGTGGTGATGCACAAGCGGCCCAAGAAGGGCGATAAGAAGAAGCAGCAGGAgcagcaacaacaacaacagcaaCGACAGGGAAGCAAACCGGCTCGTGTTCGTCCTAGCAGGCGAGCGAGACAGAAAGCCCGCCAGTCGCTAAACTCACAAACACCCCACGTGGcggaaacgcagcgtgagaaTCTGCCGTCCACCTCCAAGGTGTTGACCGATTCGCAGGGCACCACGAAGCAAAATcctccaccaccaccaccaccaccaccaccaccaccaccaccatcatcatcactacCTCCTCCTCCCCCACCCCCACCTACGTTACCCAGTCAGGCGAAGGGTAAGGCTCCGGGAGGTTATCACGGTCGGCGGACTGCAGCGACGGCAACCCCTGCGCTTGAAAAGGCGCAACCTGGGAAGTGTGAACGCGCTTCAGCGAAGCGCGCCCGACTGGACGAAACCAGGTCTCCCAGGGGGGAAGCCAAGCGTGCAAAAACCGACGTGAGGCCAAAGCGGACGATGAGCTACGCGGATGCGAGTCAATCGCATCTGCAGATAGCGGTGACCACCGTCCCGCCGAGGGACCTCACTATGAGCCAAGCGGAGCGGATCCGTATTGCTATCGATGATAGAATCACGGATACTGCTCTAACCCCAGGCATGCATGCTCCGTCATTGCGCGGTCGTCCCTATCTTTATGAGGGGGCTTTCGCGTTTTGGTGCGAGGATGCAAGGTCCCGCGAATGGCTGGAGAACCAGGTGAAATCCATTCCCTCACCTATCCCGGACACAACCCTGACAGTTGTAAAGCTGTCAGAAGTAAGGAGGAAACTGAGAGCGGGACTTCTCCTACACAGCCACATTACCGACCCGGTGACGCTGCAAAAGGTTATCAGTAACCAAAACCCCTGGTACAAGGTGGACACCTGGCAGTGCATCAGCGCCTCGGTGACAGAGGGAGCAGAAGAAGCGGAGGAAGGTCTGTCGTCTAGGTACAAAGTAGTGTACCTGGTCCTGGGGATCCCTGAGGACCAAAAACAGACCATCCTCGATAGAGACCGTCGGGTATCACACCTGTCTGGTGGTGGCTACATCAGATTCTTCAGTAGCAAGGAGGAAGAATCGGAGGCCACCACCACAACCACAGCAGCGACGAAGGAGACGTCGACCCCTGAGCCTTCCACCTCAGCTCCCCATCAGGGTCAGAGCGAGTTGGAAAAAGCCTCGCCACTAAAGACGGAAGGAGGGACCAGCGAAGACGAAGATGGCCTCCTCAACAGTCCCTAA